The window TTGTGCTCGCAAGCTGATTTTCTCCTGGGGCGGCAATCCTGGGGTGGGCTCCCTGCACCGGCTGCGCGATGCCGTGGAAAAACAATGGCCGCAGCCGCTGGAGATCGAAGAGCACAGCCACGCCGACCTGGCCAATGCCTACGTCGCCGGGGCCTCGGGCCTGCCATTCGCGGTGCTGCGGGCCTACGCCGGCTCCGACCTGCCAAAGGTCAATCCGTTGATCAAAACCGTGACCTGCCCCTTCACCGGGGAAGTGCTGGCCGCCGTGCCATCCGTGCGTCCGGACATTACAGTGATCCACGCTCAAAAAGCCGACCGCAAGGGCAACGTCCTGTTGTGGGGCATTCTCGGCGTGCAGAAAGAAGCCGCCCTGGCCGCCAAGCGCTGCATCGTCACCGTGGAAGAAATTGTCGATGACCTCAACGCACCGATGAACGCCTGCGTGCTGCCGACCTGGGCGCTGAGCGCGGTGTGCCACGTACCGGGCGGCGCTCATCCGTCCTACGCGCATGGCTACACCGAACGTGACAACCGCTTCTACCAGGCTTGGGATCCGATCGCCCGGGACCGTGAGACCTTTACCGCATGGATCAATGAATACATCCACGCAACGAAAGATTTCAGTGAATTCCAGGCCCGACTGGCTGCCACTTCGCAGGTGAAATAATGACGTACTCCACCAATGAAATGATGACCGTCGCCGCAGCCCGTCGATTGCAGAACAACGCTGTGTGCTTCGTGGGCATCGGCCTGCCATCGAAGGCAGCCAACCTGGCGCGGCTGACCTCGTCGCCGGATGTCGTGCTGATCTACGAGTCCGGTCCGATCGGGGCCAAACCCAGCGTATTGCCCCTGTCTATCGGTGATGGTGAGCTGGCTGAAACCGCGGACACTGTCGTACCCACCGGTGAGATTTTTCGCTACTG is drawn from Pseudomonas rhizophila and contains these coding sequences:
- a CDS encoding CoA transferase subunit A codes for the protein MAEILSLHDAVKQFVNDGDTVALEGFTHLIPTAAGHEIIRQGKKDLTLVRMTPDLIYDQLIGAGCARKLIFSWGGNPGVGSLHRLRDAVEKQWPQPLEIEEHSHADLANAYVAGASGLPFAVLRAYAGSDLPKVNPLIKTVTCPFTGEVLAAVPSVRPDITVIHAQKADRKGNVLLWGILGVQKEAALAAKRCIVTVEEIVDDLNAPMNACVLPTWALSAVCHVPGGAHPSYAHGYTERDNRFYQAWDPIARDRETFTAWINEYIHATKDFSEFQARLAATSQVK